In Siniperca chuatsi isolate FFG_IHB_CAS linkage group LG16, ASM2008510v1, whole genome shotgun sequence, the following proteins share a genomic window:
- the LOC122863421 gene encoding prolyl endopeptidase codes for MFYRIQRVITKPLFQSVRQLFLLHNSRKLTTKMALQYPQAYRDDAVVDDYHGQKVPDPYSWLEDPDSEKTQAFVSAQNQLTLPYLERCEVRDLFKDRMTELYDYPKYSCPFKRGSRYFHFYNTGLQNQSVMYVQENLDAEPTVFLDPNTFSDDGTVALRGYAFSEDGEYLAYGTSASGSDWVEIRFLRVEDAVTLEDRLERVKFSCMSWTHDGKGLFYNSYPDQEGKSDGTETSTNLHQKLYFHVLGTPQSEDVLCAEFPDHPKWMSGAEVSDDGRYVLLSIREGCDPVNRLWYCDLQTTPQGITGLLPWVKLIDNFDAEYEYVTNEGTLFTFKTNLDAPRYRLINIDFASPAQCNWKELIPQHDKDVIVFATCTHSCYLFVCFLHDVKNVLKMYRLSSGEELRTFPLDVGSVVGFTGRKRDSEIFYYFTSFLSPAIIYHCDLTKNPLQPHIFREVTVKGFNPSDYQTTQVFYPSKDGTQIPMFIVHKKGIKLDGSHPGFLYGYGGFNISITPSYSVSRLIFVRHLGGVLAVANIRGGGEYGETWHKAGMLANKQNCFTDFQCAAEYLVKEGYTSPSKLTINGGSNGGLLVAACVNQRPELFGCAVAQVGVMDMLKFHKFTIGHAWTTDFGCSEDKEQFEWLIKYSPLHNIRIPEGNGVQYPAVLLLTGDHDDRVVPLHSLKYIATLQYIVGRSPKQTNPLFILVDTKSGHGAGKPTSKVIQEVADTYAFIARCLNISWVK; via the exons ATGTTTTACAGAATCCAGAGAGTCATTACAAAACCACTATTTCAGTCTGTGAGGCAGCTTTTTTTGTTACACAATTCCCGAAAACTGACCACCAAAATGGCTCTTCAGTATCCACAGGCTTACCGTGACGATGCAGTT gTGGATGATTATCATGGCCAAAAAGTACCAGATCCATACAGCTGGCTGGAGGACCCGGACAGTGAAAAGACACAG GCCTTTGTCAGCGCTCAGAACCAGCTGACGTTGCCGTATTTAGAGCGCTGTGAGGTGCGAGACCTGTTCAAGGATCGCATGACTGAGCTGTATGACTACCCCAAGTATAGTTGTCCCTTCAAGAGGGGGAGCAG gtACTTTCATTTCTACAACACAGGCCTCCAAAACCAGAGTGTGATGTATGTGCAGGAGAACCTGGATGCCGAGCCCACAGTCTTCTTGGatccaaacacattttctgatgATGGGACCGTGGCCCTGCGAG GCTATGCGTTCTCTGAGGACGGGGAGTACCTGGCGTATGGCACCAGTGCCAGTGGTTCAGACTGGGTGGAGATCCGCTTCCTGCGGGTTGAAGACGCCGTGACTCTGGAGGACCGCCTGGAGCGAGTCAAGTTTAGCTGCATGTCCTGGACTCATGATGGGAAGGGACTTTTCTACAACTCCTACCCCGACCAGGAGGGCAAGAGTGACG GCACTGAAACCTCCACCAACCTGCACCAGAAGCTATACTTCCATGTTTTGGGGACTCCCCAGTCTGAGGACGTTCTGTGCGCTGAGTTCCCTGACCACCCCAAATGGATGAGTGGAGCTGAG GTATCAGATGATGGACGCTACGTGCTGCTGTCTATCAGGGAAGGTTGTGATCCGGTCAACAGACTGTGGTATTGTGACCTTCAGACGACTCCTCAGGGTATTACAG GACTTTTGCCATGGGTGAAGCTAATCGACAACTTTGACGCTGAGTACGAGTACGTGACCAACGAGGGCACGTTGTTCACATTCAAGACCAACCTAGATGCCCCACGTTACCGCCTCATCAACATCGACTTTGCCTCTCCAGCTCAGTGCAACTGGAAAGAGCTCATCCCTCAACATGACAAGGATGTTATTG TGTTCGCCACCTGTACACACTCCTGCTACCTGTTTGTATGTTTCCTCCACGACGTGAagaatgtgttgaaaatgtatcgTCTGAGCTCGggggaggagctgaggaccttcCCTCTTGACGTTGGCTCCGTGGTGGGTTTCACAGGGCGAAAGAGGGACTCGGAGATCTTCTATTATTtcacctccttcctctccccAG CCATCATTTACCACTGTGACCTGACGAAGAACCCGCTGCAGCCTCACATCTTCAGAGAGGTCACTGTCAAAGGCTTCAACCCCTCTGACTACCAGACCACCCAG GTCTTCTACCCCTCCAAGGATGGCACTCAAATCCCCATGTTTATCGTTCACAAGAAGGGCATTAAACTGGACGGCTCCCATCCAGGTTTTCTATACGGCTATGGTGGTTTTAACATCTCCATCACGCCAAGCTACAGCGTCTCCCGACTCATCTTTGTCAGACATCTGGGGGGAGTCCTGGCTGTTGCCAACAttcgaggaggaggagagtacGGGGAGACCTGGCATAAAG CTGGCATGTTAGCCAACAAGCAGAACTGCTTCACAGACTTCCAGTGTGCAGCCGAATATCTCGTCAAGGAGGGATACACTTCTCCTTCCAAATTAACTATAAATGGAGGCTCCAACGGTGGCCTGCTTGTAG CGGCCTGTGTGAACCAGCGGCCTGAGCTGTTTGGCTGCGCTGTAGCTCAGGTGGGCGTCATGGACATGCTGAAATTCCACAAGTTCACCATCGGCCATGCCTGGACCACAGATTTTGGCTGTTCCGAAGACAAAGAGCAGTTTGAGTGGCTCATCAA ATACTCCCCGCTCCATAACATCCGCATCCCAGAAGGCAACGGGGTCCAGTACCCTGCAGTGCTCCTGCTGACAGGGGACCATGATGACCGGGTGGTGCCTCTCCACTCCCTCAAGTACATCGCCACCCTGCAGTACATTGTAGGCCGCAGCCCCAAGCAGACAAACCCTCTGTTCATCCTTGTGGACACAAAGTCGGGCCATGGCGCCGGCAAGCCCACCAGCAAGGTCATCCAGGAAGTGGCTGACACCTACGCCTTTATTGCCCGCTGTCTCAACATCTCCTGGGTCAAataa